One segment of Ignavibacteria bacterium DNA contains the following:
- a CDS encoding fumarylacetoacetate hydrolase family protein, producing MSNEQPSWTFADGSEIHIGTMYCIGRNYAAHAREMGATVPEDPIVFLKPPAAYRRDGSVIELPSWSADVHHEVELVVVIGSRAENIAVSDAWSIVAGVGVGLDLTARDVQASAKKNGHPWAVAKSWKGSAPVSKIVPVVASGRGPWELSCEVNGTVRQHSTTAHMERSVEQMISYLSSVFTLERGDCIFTGTPEGVGPIRSGDVVHASLSPLVNLSVSIA from the coding sequence ATGAGCAACGAACAACCATCGTGGACCTTTGCCGACGGATCAGAGATCCACATTGGCACGATGTACTGCATCGGACGAAACTATGCAGCGCATGCACGAGAGATGGGTGCAACGGTTCCTGAGGACCCGATCGTATTTCTCAAGCCCCCTGCTGCATATCGTCGAGACGGATCGGTGATCGAACTCCCTTCGTGGTCTGCAGACGTTCATCACGAGGTTGAACTCGTTGTGGTCATCGGCTCGAGAGCGGAAAACATCGCTGTCTCGGATGCGTGGTCAATTGTAGCCGGTGTTGGTGTTGGTCTGGATCTCACCGCACGCGATGTACAAGCCTCCGCAAAGAAGAACGGTCATCCATGGGCCGTTGCCAAGTCATGGAAGGGCTCGGCTCCTGTAAGCAAGATCGTGCCCGTTGTTGCATCAGGACGCGGTCCGTGGGAACTGTCCTGCGAAGTGAACGGCACCGTCCGTCAGCACAGCACCACGGCCCATATGGAGCGCAGTGTTGAGCAGATGATCTCCTACCTCTCGTCGGTCTTCACTCTCGAACGTGGGGACTGCATCTTCACCGGTACACCGGAGGGTGTAGGCCCTATTCGCTCGGGTGATGTTGTTCACGCCTCTCTCTCCCCTCTTGTGAATCTCTCTGTGAGCATCGCATGA